A genomic window from Helicobacter pylori includes:
- a CDS encoding NAD(P)H-dependent glycerol-3-phosphate dehydrogenase, with amino-acid sequence MEIAVFGGGAWGRALAFAFGEKNEVKIISRRDLNEPLKKLNDALISKGSAPIEQVDLETGLKAALYVIAISVQHLREWFQNASLPKNAKVLIASKGIEVLNKAFVSEIAKDFIDPNHLCFLAGPSFAAEIIQGLPCALVIHSNNQALALEFANKTPSFIRAYAQQDIIGGEIAGAYKNVIAIAGGVCDGLKLGNSAKASLLSRGLVEMQRFGAFFGGKTETFLGLSGAGDLFLTANSILSRNYRVGLGLAQNKPLEVVLEELGEVAEGVKTTNAIVEIAKKYGIYTPIASELALLLKGKSVLESMNDLIRRV; translated from the coding sequence ATGGAAATTGCAGTATTTGGTGGCGGGGCGTGGGGGAGGGCTTTAGCCTTTGCTTTTGGAGAAAAGAATGAAGTGAAAATCATTTCAAGGCGGGATTTAAACGAGCCGTTAAAAAAGCTCAACGACGCTCTAATCTCTAAAGGCTCTGCCCCGATAGAGCAAGTGGATTTAGAAACAGGCTTAAAAGCAGCCCTTTATGTTATCGCTATCAGCGTGCAACATTTAAGAGAATGGTTTCAAAACGCTTCTTTACCCAAAAACGCTAAAGTTTTAATCGCCTCTAAAGGGATAGAAGTTTTAAACAAGGCGTTTGTGAGCGAGATCGCAAAGGATTTTATTGATCCTAACCATTTGTGTTTTTTAGCCGGCCCGAGTTTTGCGGCTGAAATCATTCAAGGCCTGCCTTGCGCGCTTGTCATTCATTCTAATAATCAGGCTTTAGCGCTAGAATTTGCCAATAAAACCCCCTCTTTTATCAGAGCTTACGCCCAACAAGACATTATAGGAGGTGAAATCGCTGGTGCGTATAAAAATGTGATAGCCATTGCTGGGGGGGTTTGCGATGGCTTGAAATTAGGCAATAGCGCTAAAGCGAGTTTATTGTCTCGTGGTTTAGTGGAAATGCAGCGCTTTGGGGCGTTTTTTGGGGGGAAAACAGAGACTTTTTTAGGGTTGTCTGGGGCTGGGGATTTGTTTTTAACGGCTAATTCTATTTTATCCAGGAATTATCGTGTGGGTTTGGGGCTAGCCCAAAACAAGCCTTTAGAGGTGGTGTTAGAAGAGTTAGGCGAAGTGGCTGAAGGGGTGAAAACGACCAACGCCATTGTAGAAATCGCTAAAAAATACGGCATTTATACGCCCATTGCGAGCGAATTGGCCTTGCTTTTAAAGGGTAAAAGTGTGCTAGAGAGCATGAACGATTTGATTAGACGCGTTTAA
- a CDS encoding dynamin-like GTPase family protein: MRADCFNGNDRGKNHHHLGSLEERYDLIARILNAKIENQGLIQYQSILDNEFLEFANGVDSLKGEALALLALQEIQKELQLVASFPSLFQKTMVAVGGGFSAGKSAFLNNLLNLKLKLPEDISPTTAIPTYCLKGKREVLMGRSQSGGMVELPHLAFDRAFLKAFGFNLKEIMPFMLLGAPSMPFEFLCFIDTPGHNPGNQGYTSEDKEASKEYLRHAKHILWLINCECGEIQSDDLDYLQDLYDEGKQVFIVLSRADRRTKSQLEEIANKIKETLEDHGIEFKGICTHSSTRYQEYKEFSEKSRVFNSLEKFLIKLNKRSEKQREILEYLYNVFWRYERDIKRDASKFKRYQSELRSVGLDFMQKGFDDFSDKIFRRIEILEKEFFQQEQSKRENLVQLNEVINLFKESIDAVFDSASAFTWEKYKEQNGNEEDEEENYREFEEIQKRLKRYKERNNGVYQDCLNDERLQNKLQKWRRTKRR; encoded by the coding sequence ATGAGGGCTGATTGTTTTAATGGCAATGATAGGGGCAAAAACCATCACCATCTAGGGAGTTTAGAAGAGCGCTACGATTTGATCGCTCGTATTTTGAACGCCAAAATAGAAAATCAAGGGCTGATTCAATACCAAAGCATCTTGGATAACGAGTTTTTAGAGTTCGCTAATGGCGTGGATTCGCTTAAAGGAGAGGCTCTGGCGTTATTAGCTCTCCAAGAAATCCAAAAAGAATTGCAATTAGTGGCGAGCTTCCCCAGTTTGTTTCAAAAAACCATGGTTGCAGTGGGGGGAGGGTTTAGCGCAGGCAAATCCGCTTTTTTAAACAACTTGTTGAATTTGAAATTAAAACTCCCTGAAGACATCAGCCCCACTACCGCTATCCCCACTTATTGCTTAAAGGGTAAAAGGGAAGTTTTGATGGGGCGCTCTCAAAGTGGGGGTATGGTGGAATTACCCCACCTCGCTTTTGATCGTGCGTTTTTAAAAGCCTTTGGCTTTAATTTGAAAGAGATCATGCCTTTCATGCTTTTAGGCGCTCCTAGCATGCCTTTTGAATTTCTATGCTTCATAGACACGCCTGGCCATAACCCCGGCAATCAAGGCTATACGAGTGAGGACAAAGAAGCCTCTAAAGAATACTTAAGGCACGCTAAACACATTTTATGGCTCATTAATTGCGAGTGTGGGGAGATTCAAAGCGATGATTTAGACTATTTGCAAGATTTATACGACGAAGGCAAGCAAGTTTTTATCGTATTGAGTAGGGCTGATAGGCGCACAAAAAGCCAACTAGAAGAAATCGCTAATAAAATTAAAGAGACTTTAGAAGATCATGGCATTGAGTTTAAAGGGATTTGCACTCATAGCTCTACAAGGTATCAAGAATATAAAGAGTTCAGCGAAAAAAGCCGTGTTTTCAATTCGCTTGAAAAATTTTTAATAAAGTTAAACAAGAGGAGCGAAAAACAAAGGGAAATTTTAGAATATTTATATAATGTGTTTTGGAGGTATGAAAGGGATATTAAGCGAGACGCTAGTAAATTCAAACGCTACCAAAGCGAATTGCGTTCTGTTGGATTGGATTTTATGCAAAAAGGTTTTGATGATTTTAGTGATAAAATTTTTAGAAGAATTGAGATTTTAGAAAAAGAATTTTTTCAACAAGAACAATCCAAAAGAGAGAATTTAGTGCAACTAAACGAAGTGATTAATTTGTTTAAAGAAAGCATTGATGCAGTCTTTGATAGCGCGAGCGCTTTCACTTGGGAAAAATACAAAGAACAAAACGGCAACGAAGAGGACGAGGAAGAAAATTACAGAGAGTTTGAAGAAATCCAAAAAAGGCTTAAAAGATATAAAGAAAGAAATAATGGGGTTTATCAAGATTGCTTAAACGATGAAAGGCTTCAAAATAAGTTGCAGAAATGGAGAAGAACAAAACGGCGGTGA